From one Thermoplasmata archaeon genomic stretch:
- a CDS encoding respiratory nitrate reductase subunit gamma — protein sequence MFKKFDLTISRAWNFVKHNFWLIIKRLFIFAFLQKKFIKNKYAAIMHYFISYGLLLLTLSTALVFLDNDILTPFHIRILVGNFYIAFMLWSDTAGLIFLIGLFMALYRRIRKKVLLETTWANDYVILLGFLLIVFEGFFLEGLNIYLSGFWFNEYRYIGSLFAKIYLMVGLPHAQGVLIYQILWFAHFTTVFIGLAYLPFSKLSHIILSPSYVATTRDKPRGEMSTPFLLEEVLAKGTFDMKFGLKNNKEL from the coding sequence ATGTTTAAAAAATTCGATCTCACAATTTCCAGAGCTTGGAACTTTGTAAAACATAATTTCTGGCTCATTATCAAAAGATTGTTTATATTTGCATTTTTACAGAAAAAGTTTATTAAAAATAAGTATGCGGCAATAATGCATTATTTCATTTCTTACGGGCTTTTGCTTCTGACCCTTTCTACTGCCCTCGTATTTTTGGATAATGATATTCTTACACCGTTTCATATCCGCATCTTGGTAGGAAACTTCTATATCGCATTCATGTTATGGTCTGATACTGCTGGCTTAATATTTTTAATAGGGCTATTTATGGCGCTTTATCGTAGAATCAGAAAAAAGGTGTTATTAGAAACTACCTGGGCAAACGATTATGTTATATTGTTGGGATTTTTGTTAATTGTATTTGAAGGCTTTTTTTTAGAGGGATTGAACATATACCTTTCAGGGTTCTGGTTTAATGAATATCGATATATTGGCTCACTTTTTGCAAAAATATACTTGATGGTAGGATTACCTCATGCACAGGGAGTTTTAATATACCAAATCTTGTGGTTTGCACATTTTACAACGGTGTTTATAGGGTTAGCATATCTTCCTTTTTCTAAACTATCACACATAATTTTGTCACCTTCATACGTTGCCACAACCAGAGATAAACCGAGAGGAGAGATGTCCACTCCATTTTTGTTAGAAGAAGTTCTGGCAAAAGGAACCTTTGACATGAAATTCGGGCTGAAAAATAATAAAGAGCTTA